A genomic stretch from Brucella sp. BE17 includes:
- a CDS encoding YceI family protein, translating into MKLIALVAAAAGIATTSFAHAETTTYTIDPTHTFVTFEAARHFNTSTLRGRFDKTEGKVEYDSAAKSGKAEIAIDLASVSTGVEDLDGHLKGEDFFNIAKNPTARFVGDKFTFEDDKVTSVDGTLELNGQTNPVTLKASNFNCYDNPMFKKQVCGGDFEATITRSKWGMTFGTPAIPDDIRLLIQVEAVKQ; encoded by the coding sequence ATGAAACTGATAGCCCTCGTCGCTGCCGCTGCCGGTATTGCAACAACAAGCTTTGCCCATGCCGAAACCACCACATATACCATTGATCCGACGCACACATTCGTCACCTTTGAGGCCGCGCGCCACTTCAATACTTCGACCTTGCGCGGACGTTTCGACAAGACCGAAGGCAAGGTGGAATATGATAGCGCTGCAAAAAGTGGCAAGGCGGAGATTGCCATTGATCTCGCTTCTGTGAGCACCGGCGTGGAAGACTTGGACGGTCACCTCAAAGGTGAGGACTTCTTCAACATCGCCAAAAATCCGACCGCCAGGTTCGTCGGTGACAAGTTCACCTTCGAGGATGACAAGGTGACGTCCGTTGACGGTACGCTGGAGTTGAACGGTCAAACCAATCCGGTCACGCTGAAAGCTTCGAACTTCAATTGTTATGACAATCCGATGTTCAAAAAGCAGGTCTGCGGCGGAGATTTCGAGGCGACCATTACCCGCAGCAAATGGGGTATGACCTTCGGCACGCCAGCCATCCCCGACGATATCCGCCTCTTGATACAGGTCGAGGCAGTCAAGCAGTAA